In Jejubacter calystegiae, the following are encoded in one genomic region:
- a CDS encoding NAD(P)-dependent alcohol dehydrogenase encodes MKIRGIMAQAADQALRVGEVTLRDVQPDDVLIDILYCGVCHSDLHMARNEWGVSQYPLVPGHEIVGRVVSTGQAVSEYQPGDLVGVGVMVDACGHCHFCQQHEEQYCEAGFTPTYNGQDRYTGEMTRGGYAQNIVVDRRFVVSVPENLDPRGVAPLLCAGVTVWSPLRHFNVKSGDRVGVIGLGGLGHMAVKLASALGAEVTLFTTSPEKGADARRLGASRVVVSRDADQMAACAASLDVILDCVAAPHELDPYLAALKTNGQLVLVGIPDSPHPSPDVTPMVFRRLSISGTSIGSIKETQEMLDFCGRHNITAEIEMIRGAEVETAFARMLKSDVKYRFVIDIKGTSWVAD; translated from the coding sequence ATGAAAATTCGCGGAATAATGGCGCAGGCGGCCGACCAGGCGCTGCGCGTGGGTGAAGTCACGCTGCGTGACGTGCAGCCGGACGATGTGCTGATCGACATTCTCTACTGCGGGGTGTGTCACTCCGATCTGCATATGGCGCGCAATGAGTGGGGCGTCAGCCAGTATCCGCTGGTGCCGGGCCATGAAATTGTCGGGCGGGTAGTGAGCACCGGTCAGGCGGTTAGCGAATACCAGCCGGGCGATCTGGTGGGCGTTGGCGTCATGGTGGATGCCTGCGGTCACTGCCATTTCTGCCAGCAGCACGAAGAGCAGTATTGCGAAGCGGGCTTTACGCCTACCTATAACGGTCAGGATCGCTATACCGGGGAGATGACCCGGGGCGGCTACGCCCAGAATATCGTGGTGGATCGGCGCTTTGTGGTCTCGGTTCCGGAAAATCTGGATCCCCGGGGCGTGGCGCCGCTACTGTGCGCGGGCGTAACCGTCTGGTCGCCGCTGCGCCACTTTAATGTGAAGTCTGGCGACCGGGTTGGAGTGATCGGTCTGGGCGGGCTCGGCCATATGGCGGTGAAGCTTGCCAGCGCGCTGGGGGCTGAAGTGACCCTGTTCACCACCTCGCCGGAAAAAGGGGCCGATGCCCGTCGCCTGGGCGCGAGCCGGGTGGTGGTATCGCGCGACGCCGATCAGATGGCCGCCTGTGCGGCAAGTCTGGACGTGATTCTCGACTGCGTGGCCGCGCCGCACGAACTCGATCCTTACCTGGCGGCACTGAAAACCAATGGGCAACTGGTGCTGGTGGGGATCCCCGACAGCCCCCATCCGTCACCGGACGTCACGCCCATGGTATTCCGCCGCCTTAGCATTAGCGGCACCTCCATCGGCAGCATTAAAGAGACCCAGGAGATGCTCGACTTCTGCGGTCGACATAACATTACCGCTGAGATAGAGATGATTCGCGGCGCAGAGGTAGAAACGGCCTTTGCCCGAATGCTAAAAAGCGACGTGAAGTACCGGTTTGTGATTGATATCAAAGGCACGAGCTGGGTGGCGGATTAA
- a CDS encoding LecA/PA-IL family lectin: protein MATKAAWSGQVPANNPQGAATGIQLNAGDEVSIKAYGWIKYGKEEYALAAPQGRVRAGLETKDEIVLKARIGTSTKSYDVGNGVYKWAAPEAGELHLYVADKPDGYGDNSGSFTAEVYK from the coding sequence ATGGCAACAAAAGCTGCATGGTCAGGACAGGTTCCGGCAAACAATCCGCAGGGCGCTGCTACGGGTATTCAGCTCAACGCGGGCGATGAAGTTTCCATCAAGGCATACGGATGGATCAAATACGGCAAGGAAGAGTACGCGCTGGCCGCGCCGCAGGGGCGGGTTCGCGCCGGGCTCGAGACCAAAGATGAGATCGTGCTGAAAGCGCGTATTGGTACTTCAACTAAGAGCTATGACGTTGGTAATGGCGTTTATAAATGGGCCGCGCCGGAAGCGGGCGAACTGCACCTGTACGTTGCCGATAAGCCGGATGGCTATGGTGATAACAGTGGCAGCTTTACGGCAGAAGTCTATAAGTAA
- a CDS encoding winged helix-turn-helix transcriptional regulator — MPVIVDGKLCFFADSAPRRLMALFSVKWSTMVLHALWHWPGQRSRPGELQRSLQGISKKMLLQTLRELEQRGLITRHVYPVVPPKVEYQLTPLGKTFAEPIEQMYQWGLDNEAALDEMEQNYRKAQQPGDPV; from the coding sequence ATGCCGGTGATTGTTGACGGTAAACTCTGCTTCTTTGCAGATTCCGCGCCGCGCAGGCTGATGGCGCTTTTTTCGGTCAAGTGGAGCACCATGGTGCTGCATGCGCTGTGGCACTGGCCGGGCCAACGCAGCCGACCCGGCGAGCTTCAGCGCAGTTTGCAGGGTATTTCCAAGAAGATGCTGCTCCAGACGTTAAGGGAGCTGGAACAGCGCGGGCTGATTACCCGCCACGTCTACCCGGTAGTGCCGCCAAAGGTCGAATATCAGCTCACACCGCTGGGTAAAACCTTTGCCGAACCCATCGAACAGATGTATCAGTGGGGGCTGGATAACGAGGCCGCGCTGGATGAAATGGAACAGAATTACCGCAAGGCGCAACAGCCCGGCGACCCGGTCTGA